CACCTACGGGCCGTGCCGAGAGGCGGTGGACCTGTTCAACCGGGACAAGGGCGAGGGGGGTCGCCTGAACCTGCTGCACTTCACCGACCTCTGGCCCTTCCCGGTGGAGCGGACCCTGGCCGAGCTGCCCAAGATCCGCCGGGCCGTGGCCGTTGAGCAGAACTACACCAGCCAGTTCGCCCGACTGCTGCGCATGATGACGGGGTTCGAGGTCCACGCCACGGTGAACAAGTTCGACGGACGGCCCATCGCGCCCCAGGAGATCCTGACCCAGATCGAAGGGGAGGTGCCGGTCCATGCCTGAAGACCAGGAACGGGGCACGGGCCACGGGATGGCCCCCGGCGTGCCCCCGGCCGTCTCGGCCGGACAGGGTGGCCAGCCCACAGGCCCCCACGCCGAGGGGACGGGCGTCACCGGCGCACCCACCGGCGCTGGGGAGGCCGCCGGCACAAGCCCCGCTGCCCGGCCTGGGACGCCCGGTGGGACGAACGCGGCCACCGGGGCCGCTAACGATTTCCACGGGGCGGTCAAGCGGCCGGCCTCGCCCCACGGCGGCGGCTGGGGCAGGGCGCAGCGGGTCGACCCGGACCGCGGTGCCGGCCGCGAGGGGGAGGCTCCGTCCATGGGGGCGGACGGTGCAGAGGCCGGCGGCCCGGGCCGGGCCGACGCAGGGAGGGCGGACGCCGACCACCCGGGATCCGGTGCGGCCGCGGCCTTCGGCGGCCGGCCGGCCCGAGGCGGGACCGGGGGCGACGGCCTCGCGCGGGCCGGTTCGTCCGGTGAGGGGGGGGAGGGCGACGGGCCCGCGGCCCACGTCCCGCCCGCCGCGTTCCGCGGCGGCGAGGCGGGGGGCACCGGCACCGGGTTGGGCGGGGCGCGGGCTGCCGCGGGGGGAGCCCGCACGGGCGCCCGCGCGGCCGTGGCCGACCGGGCGGAGCGGCTCACTGTCAAGGCCTACGCCAGCGACCACCGGCCCACCTGGTGCCCGGGCTGCGGCGACTTCGGCATCCTCACCGCCCTGAAGAAGGCGCTGGTGGACCTCGAGATCTGGCCCCACGAGGTGATGATCGTCTCCGGCATCGGCTGCGGCAGCAAGCTGCCCGACTACATCAACGCCAACGGCTTCATGACCATCCACGGCCGGCCCCTGGCGGTGGCCACGGGCATCAAGCTGGCCAACCCCAGGCTGCACGTCATCGTGGTCCACGGCGACGGCGACGGCTACGGCATCGGCGGCAACCACTGGCTGCACACCATGCGCCGGAACGTGGACCTGGTGGAC
The sequence above is drawn from the Thermaerobacter sp. FW80 genome and encodes:
- a CDS encoding 2-oxoacid:ferredoxin oxidoreductase subunit beta, whose amino-acid sequence is MPEDQERGTGHGMAPGVPPAVSAGQGGQPTGPHAEGTGVTGAPTGAGEAAGTSPAARPGTPGGTNAATGAANDFHGAVKRPASPHGGGWGRAQRVDPDRGAGREGEAPSMGADGAEAGGPGRADAGRADADHPGSGAAAAFGGRPARGGTGGDGLARAGSSGEGGEGDGPAAHVPPAAFRGGEAGGTGTGLGGARAAAGGARTGARAAVADRAERLTVKAYASDHRPTWCPGCGDFGILTALKKALVDLEIWPHEVMIVSGIGCGSKLPDYINANGFMTIHGRPLAVATGIKLANPRLHVIVVHGDGDGYGIGGNHWLHTMRRNVDLVDIVENNQIYALTKGQYSPTSERGFKTTTSPTGAPEDPVLPTRVAFAAGASFIARGFAGQPNQLADIIAAAIRHRGYALIDVLQPCVTFNKLNTYDWYAERAYSVEEEGHDPTDPEAAWAKCNEWGDRIPIGILWRNDKSEPYEERVPGLAGRPPVVERPLDELGAEGLERLKEAFF